The genomic stretch GAGAAGCTGTCCTCAAGGTGCCAACTGGCGGAGAATTCAGTCTGACTTGGAGCCAGCCTGTTCATACTTCAGATAATGATCAATGGCTTGATAATTTCGGGAATGATCTTGTCCTTTCTTTTACGCAGCCCCTCCTTAAAGGAGGTGGCGTGCAGGTAAACAGGGCTGATCAGGTTCTTGCGGAATATGAAGAACGAAATAATTTGTTACAGTTGAAAGAAACCTTAATAGACACGATCACCCAGGTCGTTTATGCCTATCGGAGGCTTTTGTTGGCCCGGCGCGGACTGGAGATTAACCGTTTATCTTTTAAGCGAGCCAAAGAGCTGCTGGAAAGAAACCGGATTTTGATCGAAGAGGGGCGCAAGGCCAAGGTGGATATTATCGAGAATGAAGCGAGTGTGGCGAACCAGGAATTACGCTTTATGATCAGTCAGAACGATGTTGAAACAAAGAAGCTGGACTTGCTCAAGTTGCTCGATATTGACCGACATACCTTAATAGAACCGATTGAGTCAATGAAGGTGGAGCCTGTTGAACTGAAACTGGCAACCTTGTTACAAATTGTCTTTGCAAATCGGCCTGAGTATCGGCAGGCTTTGGTCGCCTTGAACATGGCTCAAACTAATTTGTTGTTGGCAAAGAATAAACAGCTTTGGCAATTGGATCTTGAAACCCAATACAATATGACGGATTCGGGCGGATATACTGTCGGCAGTTTAGAAGAGGAGAGTTCCGGGGCAGGAGATTATTTTGTTGCGATGAAATTAAAAATACCCTTTGGTGATGAATCGACAGAGCGTGAACTCCTCCGGGCCAAGGTGGCCTGGCGACAGGCAAAGATCGCCTTGCAGGAGTTGAAGGAGAATATAGAGATCTCTGTCCAGAATACGCATCGGGATATTGGCATGAAATGGAAGCAGGTTGAACTTTCTCAGAAGGCTCGGGAGTTGTCCCAGAAACAGCTTGATGTTGAATTGGAAAAATTTAAGAATAACAAGTCAAGTAACTTTCAGGTGGTGACGTATCAGGATCGTTTAATTGAGGCGGAACACGATGAAAACAGCAAGAAAATGGCATACCTTAATGCCTTGACAGAGCTGGATATGTATTTGGGCACAACATTGGAGCATTGGGGAATTGACCTTGAAAATGCAGGAAAGGCGGAACTGCCATGAGTAATGTACAGAGGTCTCTTGAAGAGGAAACTGATCCTACTGAAAAATATCATCAATTACAGGCTGCTCATTATCAGCTTGAAGATGATCATTTTGCATTGCAGCACCAGCTCAAGCGTACCAGACGACGTTATAGGCTGTTCTTCCTTTTGTTGATTATCGCTGGAATCGGGGCCGGTGGTTATTTTTGGCGCGGAGAATTGGCCCCCCTTCTTCCCGGCGTTCCCGGTTTGGAAAAACAAGACGATGAGCCGAAAGAGTCGCTTGTGACGGTTGAAAAGCAAACCTTGCGGAATACCCTTTCTCTAACAGGTAAAATAGAACCGCTTGGGCAGATTGAAATCGTTGCCCCCTTGGAAGGGATGGTGCTGGAGAAAAATTTTCAATACGGAGATTTTGTTGCAAAAGATACACTACTGCTGCTCATTGATACTGAGAACGAAGAGGCTAAATACCGAGAAGCGCAGGCAGCGTACCTGGAAGCTGAGGATAAATTGAAGTCCTTGAAAAAATGGGGAAAGAATTTGGAGGTTGTAACGATACGGCATGAGTTAAAGAAACAACAGTATACCCTGAAAACGACCCAAAGAGATCTTAAAAAAAATAAGCGTTTGTTGAAAAAAGGAATTGTGCCAAGCTCAGAAGTTGAACAACTGGAAGAGAGTTATCAGAATCAGCAGAGGGAGATTGCATTTCTTCAACAAAAACTTGCTTTGATGTTAGAAAAGGGCAGTAGGGATAACATACATATAGCTGAACTGAAAAAGAAAAATTCCTTGCTCAAGATGAAGGCACTTGAGGCCCGCATTGCAAAAGCGCAACTGATCAGCCCTATTGATGGCGTTATTTTATTACCTGTCAGCCGTAAGCAAGAAGCTCCTTTTAAGATTCAACCGGGCAGTTTCGTGGAGCAGGATCAGGTGCTGTTCACCGTTGCCGATCTACACGGGTTTAATATACGCGCCCAAGTTGATGAAAATGATATCCTCAAACTCCAACTGGGGCAGGAGGTCGATATAACAGGGGATGCCTTTCAGGATGATCTTACCCTGAAGGGGACAGTGCAGTATATTTCTTTTCAGGCTGATGCACAGGAGCCTGGGAAAGCATCTTCTTTTTCTGCTCGTATTTCGGTTGCCGCCCCGACAGATGAGCAGAAAAAACGTCTGCTCCTGGGGATGTCAGCCGATATGGAAGTGCTTATTTCGGAAAAACCCAATGCCATTATTATCCCCTTTGCCTTGGTTACTCTTGATGACAAGAAACAGGCATGGGTGACTAAGGTTGTTGAGGCGACTGGGGAAAATGAAAAGGTCAAAGTCAAGATCGGCGCAACAGAGGCCAATACCGTGGAGATTCTCGAAGGACTTGAGGTCGGCGACAAGATTATGCGGGAGCCTTTGCCACCTCCGTTGTAGGCGTTGTAGGGGCACGGCGTACCGTGTCCCTACGGTGCCAGTTTTTAATTGGTAAGGAATTGTTGTCGAATCCATCCATGAGATATTATGCTGAAAATACGTGACCTCTATAAATCCTATCAGGTCGGCCATACCATGATGCCGATTCTCAAAGGCATTAACCTTGATGTTCATCAGGCGGATTTTTTGGCGGTAACCGGTTCCTCGGGAAGCGGTAAGTCCACCCTGATGAGCATTATGGGCCTGCTGGATAAACCGACGCGCGGACGGTATTGGTTGGATGATAAGGAAGTCCTCCATTGCAGCGATGATGAACTTGCTGCCATGAGAAACCAGAAAATCGGTTTTGTCTTCCAGTCATTCTATTTGCTGCAACGCCTGACCGCTGTGGAAAATGTCGGTTGCCCCCTTCGTTACAGCAAAGTCCCTCCCAAAGAAATACATCGTCGTTCTCTGGCGATGTTGGAAAAAATGGGACTGGCTGATCGCGCCACCCATCGCCCTGATGAGTTATCCGGTGGGCAGCAGCAGCGGGTCGCTATTGCCCGCGCCCTCATCGGTAAACCGGCAATCGTCCTTGCCGATGAACCCACCGGTGCTCTGGATTCCCATGTGAGTAAAGAAATAATGGATTTGTTCATAAGCCTCAATCAGGAGGAAGGTATTACGATTATTATCATCACCCATGATGAAAAGATCGCTCAACAATGCTCCCGCCATGTGATTATGGAAGACGGGGTGTTGAGGTAGCCATGTTGATGACCTATGTGCGAGAAGCTGTCCGCAGCTTGTATACGGCGAAGCAGCGAACCTTGCTGGCCTTAATCGGTATAAGTATTGCTATCGGTGCGGTTATTGCTCTGGTTTCTATTGGGATTATTTGGGGTGAGGAATCTATGAAACGTTTTTCTGAGTTAAGCCCGGATATTTTGCAGATCGAAGCTCCTTGGACTCGAGGAGATGAGGAAGGTATCAGTGTACAAGATGCTTTTCTGTTGCTTGATAGTAGTCAGACGCTTGCCGATTTGGTGCCTCTAATAATGGATAGTGGCGGGTATTTTTTTGGTGGTGAGAATGGGTGGGCTATGATTATAGGAACAACAGTAAAATATAAAGAAATGAATAGACTGCGACTTAAATCCGGGCGATTTATTTCAATACTGGACAAAAATAAGGCATATGTGGTCATAGGAACAAAATTGTTAAATAAACCTGAATTTAAGGGGTTCACCGGCTCCCTGATTGGCTCCACAGTCAAATTGCAAAATAAGCCGTACACGATTATTGGAACTATTGAAGAGAGTGCTGATAATTGGGAGGCTAATTTTTCGATTATACCTATTTCCACAGCAATTCGTTTTTCTGGTAAAAAAAATATTAGTAAAATTACCGCTCGAATGAAACAGGGTGTAGACTTTCGAGTTGCGACTAAAGAAATTCAACGATATTTCAAACAGAGAAACAATATAGAAGTCACAGTGAAGGCAAATGTGCAAGCGATTAAAGCTGCTCAAGAACAAGCCGCCATGAAAACCGTGTTGTTAGGTATTATCAGCAGCATTTCCCTCTTAGTCGGCGGAGTCGGCATTATGAACGTCATGCTCACCTCTGTGATGGATCGGCGGCGAGAAATCGGCATCCTCCGAGCCATTGGCGCTCGACAGCGAGACATTCGCCGTCAATTTTTAACAGAGGCAGTTATCCTTTCTTTGATCGGTGGGATTCTCGGAGCGGGTTTAGGAATTCTTTCCTGTTATATAGTCTGCTCTATCAATAAATGGAATTTTTTTATACCTGAACTGGGCATCTGGCTGGGCGTGGGGGTGTCATCGTTGGTCGGTATTTTCTTTGGCTTTTATCCTGCCCATAAGGCCGCTAAACTTGATCCTATCACGGCCTTGCGTTCGGAGTGATTGCCGTCCTGCTTAGCAAAAAAATATGATGGGAGTGAGTTGCTAAGGTGGGAAGGAGTTGAGCCCCGGTCGGAGCAGATCCGACCGGGTTCTTAAAAAAGAGAGGAAAACGAGATCTCAGCCCTCAAGCGCGGCCAGGGCGTTCTTGATTCGTTCCATGCCCTCTTTAATGACCTCCATAGAGGTCGCAAAGGAGAAGCGGACAAACTCATCCGAACCAAAGGCGACGCCCGGCACTGAAGCAACCTTGGCCTGGTCCAGAAAGTAGGCAGCCATGTCTGTGGAATTTTTCAGCGGCACCCCGTTAAAGGACTTACCGTAATAGGCGGAAAAATTCGGGAAGACATAAAAGGCCCCGCTGGGGTTAACACAGGTAACGCCTTCGATGGACTTCAGGTCGTTGACAAAGAAATCGCGCCGGGGCAGAAAGGCCTCTTTCATCACGCTGGGAAAGTCCTGTGGTCCGGTCAGAGCGGCCAGGGCTGCATACTGTGACGGTGCAGCAGGGTTGGAGGTGGACTGGCTCTGCACCTTATTCATGGCTTTGATCAGATGCAAAGGCCCGGCAGAGTAGCCGATCCGCCAACCGGTCATGGCAAAGGACTTGGAAACCCCGTTCAGGACAATGGTCTGCGCCTTCAAAGCAGGCTCCACATCGAGGATATGGGGGAGTTTGCCGTCCATATAGGTGACGGTCTCATAGATATCATCGGTAACGATCAGCCATCCTCGCTCCAGAGCCATCTTGGCCACAGCCTTGAGAGCGGTGGTGGAAAAGACAGAACCTGCGGGGTTGGACGGGCTGTTGAGAAAAATGGCACGGGTCTTATCGGTTGCCTTGGCTGCCAAGGTTTCCGGATTCAGATCAAAGTCTATGGACTCATCCAAAGGAACAATGACCGGTACACCGCCTGCTAGCTGGACCATAGGCGGGTAGGAAACCCAGTACGGGGCCGGGATCAGCACCTCATCGCCGGGATTGAGCATGGCCTGAAAGATATTATACAGTCCGTGCTTGCCTCCGCAACAGACCTGGATTTCATCCGGGGTATACTCCCAGCCATGATCTTCCTTAAAACGCATGCAGATAGCCTCCCGCAGTTCCGGGATGCCAGGGACAGCTGTATAGCGGGTATGGCCGTCGTCGATGGCTTTTTTACCGGCTTCGCAAACATGCTTCGGAGTGTCGAAATCCGGCTCACCAACGCTAAAATTCAGAATATCCTCACCTGCCGCTTTCAGCGCCTTGGCCTTGGCATTGATCGCTAAGGTAGGGGAGGGCGGTACCTGTAATACGCGTTCAGCAAGAGTGATTATTTCCTGAGACATGATTTTTTCCTCTTCAAGGGGGTTGTATAAAAATGTGCTTGTGGTTTCACAAGGGAAATTCTTCCCTGCTCTATCAGGTTCCGCCTTTTTTATCAAGAGCAATCGTGCCTATTCTGCGAAATTTTTGTTCGCTGTGGTATAGACGTCGAGTTGATCTCCATAGAGGTTCTCTTGCTGGAAAATGGGGTATGAGGGACTCTACGCCTTATTTTTAGGGCAATGTAAAAAAATGATGTTTTTTTACCGAAAAAGCTTTCTTTTTTATCGGAGCGGGCTTATTATAAAAATACAAGAAGATATTAATTCTCTTTTAATAATGAATAGCGGAGGATGCTATGAGTGATATAAGCACAGGTGGATATGAGTCAATGGTATGGATCTCCGATAAAGACGGCAAAGAATATGCCTGCTATCTCAAAGATGTTAAAAATAAAGGTGAGTTAACCGATGAGGAGAAAGCAAAATGCATGGACGTGAATTGTCTTATCGGTACTGAACGTTGGTAAAAATCCCACAGTTCTTCTTCCTCTCAACGCTCCCTTTGTGGGGCGTTTTCTTTTTTCTCTGGGGCATACTTGTTGTGTGACCAGAGACCTTTCTTTTTATATCTTCTGAATACAGTTGCATAGGGTAAATCTTTGTCGCACAGATGGGATGGCTGGCTGGCGGAAAAGGTTACTCAATGAATCGGGAAAATATTGAGTAACTCGCGAGGGGAAATACGGGCGATGGAGGCAATGGATGGCGGGAGTCATCAGAGATACCGTATGTCCCTGCACGGCATACGGGCTCTGTATTTAACGACAGGTGCGGAAGTCGTACCCTGACCCTGCTCTTATCTACCTTTCTGGGAAGGGGTTAACCGCTTGGGCGGTGGCGGCTGGGCATAACCTCCGGTCTTGCCTTTTTTTTGTCGTCCTAACGACGGTATCGGGCGTGGTGGAGTTGTTGTGGGCGTTTTCTTCTCGTTCATGTACTGCTCCTCTGGTGGAATATTGAGATCCTGTTCCGGCAAGTATACGTCGCTGGTGGGAGATCACAAGGAAATAACAGCAGGGGTGCCAACGCGCCAACGTGCCAAAAGGCAGAGTTGCTCTCCCCTGCTTGCTCTCCGTATATTTTTACAGTAAGAATATATTCTGCATCTAAAACTTTACCTTAGGCAATGACTGGCGGTTTCTGCTCATCGTTTTGCTCCATTATTTTTTTTAACCACTCAACGGAGAAGATCATCCCATGCCCAACCATATTTTCATCTCCCATTCTTCCCAGGATGACGACATTGTTAAGAAGCTCCGGCAATCCCTGGAGCTGCACGGACAACTGCCTTGGGTGGATTCTCGTGAACTGACCGGCGGGGACGACCTTCAGGCCCGGATCGAAGAGAGCATCCGCACGGCCTCCCATTTCCTGGTGGTGATCAGCCTGGACGCCTTGGATTCCGAGTGGGTGGAACGGGAGCTGGAGATTGCTCTGGATGAAGCTAAACAACGGGAGGATGGCTACAAGCTGATTCCGCTGCTGCTGCCGGGAACACCGATGCGTATTTTTAAACGCTTCTTTCCCGGTGATCCGCTCTACATTTCAGTTGCCGATTCCCCGAATGGTTTAACCGAGGCCATGCCTAAAATCTTTGCGGCCTTGGGGATGCAGCTACCCGAAGACTGGCAGGAGGCAGAAGTCGTCCAGGTCGAGTCGTTGGAGGAGCTGATCCTCAAACTCACTGACCCGCAGATCAAAGAAAAAGACGGTCTGCGTCGGGCTACGGCCACTGCCGAGTTGAGCTACAAACCCGCAGATCGGATGCAGCGTAGCATCTCCAGCCGCCGCTACAGATTCACGGCATCGCTGGGGCCGCTGGAACTGGATGAAATTCGCTGGTACGTTGAACGCTATTACCAATGGCCGGTGGGGGTGTTCAAGGATCGAGCCGCCAAAATCGAGGCAAACCTGTCTATATGGGGTAAAGCCCTGTATAAGGCGGCCTTGAGCGGTGCATCAGCACGGGAGCCGCTGGAGGCCTGGCAGGGGCAGAGCGGTTCCCGGCGTTTTTCGGTGCAGGTGGATTTTGAGCCGCCCGAAGGAAGCGAGGAAGAGGAGATTGCCCTGTTTCGGGAAGCAGCCACTGACCTGCTGGCCCTGCCCTGGGAGATCATGCATGACGGCATCGGTTATCTCTGCCAAGGAGGCAAGGGCGTGCCGGTGCGTCGCCGTCTGCCCAACCGGACGCGAACCGAAACCCTGCGCACTGTTCTGCCCATCCGGGTGCTCCTGCTCAGCCCACGCCCGGAGATAGATAAAACGGGTAAGGCAGTCAGCTATTTCGACCACCGAAGCAGTGCTCTGCCCCTGATGCAGGCAGTGGAAAATTTGGGCCAAGGCATCGTCCGGGTGGATATTCTACGTCCATAGTATAGGAATTTTCATTTTTCCGTTTTTATCGCAGTTAGTTAAGAGCATGCTTGAAGACTTGTTGGTTACGATGGTGATTGGAGTCGTTTTGTTGTTATACTTACAGTATGAAACTGACAACATATCAAAGAAAAGACAAGGAGATTTTTCGCAGAATATTTGAGGAAAATTGGGATAATTTCAAAGATAAATACCCCGTTTACGATAGTGATCAATACGAAATACCGGTACAAAAAATGCTCAATTGCAGTAAAGAATCCGGCGGTTACTGCGAGTATATTTGCATGAAATGCGGTCGTGATCTTCGTCGTGTCTGCTTCAGCTGTAAAAGTTGTTTTTGTCTTTCGTGCGCAAAAGTCTATGCTGATAATATGGTGAGCCAAGTCAGCAAAATGTTACACCCCGGTGTAATATACCGGCACTGTATTTTGACAGTACCGGAGCAATCACGCCAAGTGTTTTATGATAATCGTCATGATGGCGAATTGTTGTCAAAATTAATGCGGACCGGCTATCAATGTCTTGAAGATGTAGTCAGTGCAGTAAAGGGTGTGGATGTAAAAATTGGAGCAATCATGGTTGTTCAGACTCATGGTCGTTCTGGTCGTTATAACCCTCACTTGCATGTGATTATGACGGATGGCGGTGTTGCGACAAAAAGTAAAAAATGGGTAAGTTTAGGCTATTTTCCCTATGAGATGCTTCATAGAAAATGGCAGTACCATCTGTTGAATATGATTTCAGATTTTTTTGGTAGGCCAATTCAGAAGCTTGTAAATCTGTTATGGAAGCAATATCCGAAAGGGTTTGTTGCCCATGTAACAAAAGGTAAGGTTCCTGAAAAGTGCAAAGGATTGGCGCGATATTTAGCCAAATACGTTGCTTCGCCTCCTATCGCGGTCAGCCGTATTGTAGAGTATGACGGCAAATCAGTAACGTATTGGTATCGTGATCATAAGAGTAAAGCAATAAAGGTTGAAGAAGTTCCCGTTTTTACATTCATAGGTAGAATGGTGCAACATATACTGGTGAAAGGGTTCAAACGAGTACGCTATTACGGTCTTCAGGCAACAAAGAGTTTTAGTAAATGGTGCGAAATTATCAAGGAAGGGATACGAAAAATAGGGAAGGCAGTTAAGGGGACTTATGAAATTGTCTCCCCGAAGAAATACCAGGAAAGATACCGTGATGTTGCAGGGAAGGATCCTTTTGTTTGTAAGTACTGCGGTGGAGATATGATCTTGTGGAAGATTTGGCATCCGAAGTACGGATATCTCTTTGATGAGGAAAAGCTGATCAAGCAGGATAAGTATGGAGTTAAGGAGTGGTTTGAAAAGAGAAGGGGAGATACCGTTCGGCCCGCCGCCAGAGGAATACAACTACCGTTGTTCTCTTTGTCAGTTTGAGATTGGTGTTAATGAGGCTGTTATCGACGCAGAAATAGGTTCAGCCAAGTTTAATGGGTATTATTATGATGGTGTTATGCCTGTTCTTGGATGTCCAAATTGTAATCATGAAACAATGGAATACACTCAGGACTAAAAACCCGCCCGTAGGGCGCTAAGTTCACCTACCTTTACAGCCTTGAAGAAGGCCCTGCAAAAGGCTCAGGCTTCCGGCACG from Candidatus Electrothrix communis encodes the following:
- a CDS encoding TolC family protein, translated to MPLILVALLFAMSCGSPAVAAPSEQEVQNMSLAEAVTLALRHSRTVESAYLDRLLEKFDLKTAQDKFSPDFSLFSSASQADREGKSSYSTEVGGEAVLKVPTGGEFSLTWSQPVHTSDNDQWLDNFGNDLVLSFTQPLLKGGGVQVNRADQVLAEYEERNNLLQLKETLIDTITQVVYAYRRLLLARRGLEINRLSFKRAKELLERNRILIEEGRKAKVDIIENEASVANQELRFMISQNDVETKKLDLLKLLDIDRHTLIEPIESMKVEPVELKLATLLQIVFANRPEYRQALVALNMAQTNLLLAKNKQLWQLDLETQYNMTDSGGYTVGSLEEESSGAGDYFVAMKLKIPFGDESTERELLRAKVAWRQAKIALQELKENIEISVQNTHRDIGMKWKQVELSQKARELSQKQLDVELEKFKNNKSSNFQVVTYQDRLIEAEHDENSKKMAYLNALTELDMYLGTTLEHWGIDLENAGKAELP
- a CDS encoding HlyD family efflux transporter periplasmic adaptor subunit, whose product is MSNVQRSLEEETDPTEKYHQLQAAHYQLEDDHFALQHQLKRTRRRYRLFFLLLIIAGIGAGGYFWRGELAPLLPGVPGLEKQDDEPKESLVTVEKQTLRNTLSLTGKIEPLGQIEIVAPLEGMVLEKNFQYGDFVAKDTLLLLIDTENEEAKYREAQAAYLEAEDKLKSLKKWGKNLEVVTIRHELKKQQYTLKTTQRDLKKNKRLLKKGIVPSSEVEQLEESYQNQQREIAFLQQKLALMLEKGSRDNIHIAELKKKNSLLKMKALEARIAKAQLISPIDGVILLPVSRKQEAPFKIQPGSFVEQDQVLFTVADLHGFNIRAQVDENDILKLQLGQEVDITGDAFQDDLTLKGTVQYISFQADAQEPGKASSFSARISVAAPTDEQKKRLLLGMSADMEVLISEKPNAIIIPFALVTLDDKKQAWVTKVVEATGENEKVKVKIGATEANTVEILEGLEVGDKIMREPLPPPL
- a CDS encoding ABC transporter ATP-binding protein translates to MLKIRDLYKSYQVGHTMMPILKGINLDVHQADFLAVTGSSGSGKSTLMSIMGLLDKPTRGRYWLDDKEVLHCSDDELAAMRNQKIGFVFQSFYLLQRLTAVENVGCPLRYSKVPPKEIHRRSLAMLEKMGLADRATHRPDELSGGQQQRVAIARALIGKPAIVLADEPTGALDSHVSKEIMDLFISLNQEEGITIIIITHDEKIAQQCSRHVIMEDGVLR
- a CDS encoding ABC transporter permease, translating into MLMTYVREAVRSLYTAKQRTLLALIGISIAIGAVIALVSIGIIWGEESMKRFSELSPDILQIEAPWTRGDEEGISVQDAFLLLDSSQTLADLVPLIMDSGGYFFGGENGWAMIIGTTVKYKEMNRLRLKSGRFISILDKNKAYVVIGTKLLNKPEFKGFTGSLIGSTVKLQNKPYTIIGTIEESADNWEANFSIIPISTAIRFSGKKNISKITARMKQGVDFRVATKEIQRYFKQRNNIEVTVKANVQAIKAAQEQAAMKTVLLGIISSISLLVGGVGIMNVMLTSVMDRRREIGILRAIGARQRDIRRQFLTEAVILSLIGGILGAGLGILSCYIVCSINKWNFFIPELGIWLGVGVSSLVGIFFGFYPAHKAAKLDPITALRSE
- a CDS encoding pyridoxal phosphate-dependent aminotransferase; the protein is MSQEIITLAERVLQVPPSPTLAINAKAKALKAAGEDILNFSVGEPDFDTPKHVCEAGKKAIDDGHTRYTAVPGIPELREAICMRFKEDHGWEYTPDEIQVCCGGKHGLYNIFQAMLNPGDEVLIPAPYWVSYPPMVQLAGGVPVIVPLDESIDFDLNPETLAAKATDKTRAIFLNSPSNPAGSVFSTTALKAVAKMALERGWLIVTDDIYETVTYMDGKLPHILDVEPALKAQTIVLNGVSKSFAMTGWRIGYSAGPLHLIKAMNKVQSQSTSNPAAPSQYAALAALTGPQDFPSVMKEAFLPRRDFFVNDLKSIEGVTCVNPSGAFYVFPNFSAYYGKSFNGVPLKNSTDMAAYFLDQAKVASVPGVAFGSDEFVRFSFATSMEVIKEGMERIKNALAALEG
- a CDS encoding toll/interleukin-1 receptor domain-containing protein; translation: MPNHIFISHSSQDDDIVKKLRQSLELHGQLPWVDSRELTGGDDLQARIEESIRTASHFLVVISLDALDSEWVERELEIALDEAKQREDGYKLIPLLLPGTPMRIFKRFFPGDPLYISVADSPNGLTEAMPKIFAALGMQLPEDWQEAEVVQVESLEELILKLTDPQIKEKDGLRRATATAELSYKPADRMQRSISSRRYRFTASLGPLELDEIRWYVERYYQWPVGVFKDRAAKIEANLSIWGKALYKAALSGASAREPLEAWQGQSGSRRFSVQVDFEPPEGSEEEEIALFREAATDLLALPWEIMHDGIGYLCQGGKGVPVRRRLPNRTRTETLRTVLPIRVLLLSPRPEIDKTGKAVSYFDHRSSALPLMQAVENLGQGIVRVDILRP
- a CDS encoding transposase, giving the protein MKLTTYQRKDKEIFRRIFEENWDNFKDKYPVYDSDQYEIPVQKMLNCSKESGGYCEYICMKCGRDLRRVCFSCKSCFCLSCAKVYADNMVSQVSKMLHPGVIYRHCILTVPEQSRQVFYDNRHDGELLSKLMRTGYQCLEDVVSAVKGVDVKIGAIMVVQTHGRSGRYNPHLHVIMTDGGVATKSKKWVSLGYFPYEMLHRKWQYHLLNMISDFFGRPIQKLVNLLWKQYPKGFVAHVTKGKVPEKCKGLARYLAKYVASPPIAVSRIVEYDGKSVTYWYRDHKSKAIKVEEVPVFTFIGRMVQHILVKGFKRVRYYGLQATKSFSKWCEIIKEGIRKIGKAVKGTYEIVSPKKYQERYRDVAGKDPFVCKYCGGDMILWKIWHPKYGYLFDEEKLIKQDKYGVKEWFEKRRGDTVRPAARGIQLPLFSLSV